A region of Thermococcus argininiproducens DNA encodes the following proteins:
- a CDS encoding ASCH domain-containing protein — MRNLKFDGKYKDLILNRKKRSTIRIGRKINLAPGDEVLIHSGGYVIGKARIKRVERKKVCELTDEDAKIDGFKTREELIRALETHYKNITPETEVTVVEFELVKVLETPILSADYPYEGNNPIEIAENALRYLDNLTFEEIALLKLFLHSGSLRKAAYKLGGLDKRYRIREVLRKAYEELKKRGFMSSKL, encoded by the coding sequence GTGAGAAATTTAAAATTTGATGGTAAATATAAAGATCTTATTCTCAATAGGAAAAAGAGGAGCACAATAAGAATAGGGCGGAAAATTAACTTGGCTCCAGGAGATGAAGTCCTTATTCATTCTGGAGGATATGTCATTGGAAAGGCTAGAATAAAACGAGTTGAAAGAAAAAAAGTTTGTGAGTTGACGGATGAAGATGCTAAGATTGATGGATTTAAAACTCGGGAAGAGCTTATACGTGCCCTTGAGACCCATTATAAAAATATAACGCCTGAGACAGAAGTAACTGTTGTAGAATTTGAACTTGTTAAGGTCTTGGAGACACCTATTCTTTCTGCAGACTATCCTTATGAGGGGAACAACCCAATAGAGATAGCAGAAAACGCGCTAAGATACCTTGATAACCTAACATTTGAAGAAATTGCATTGTTAAAATTGTTTCTTCATTCGGGAAGTCTCAGAAAAGCAGCCTATAAGCTTGGTGGGCTTGATAAAAGATATAGAATCCGAGAGGTTCTACGAAAGGCTTATGAGGAGCTTAAAAAGAGAGGTTTTATGAGTTCAAAATTATGA
- a CDS encoding ASCH domain-containing protein — protein MKVYKLYVRDEYLEVIKNGAKKIEVRVAYPQLKNIKPRDKILFNNEVPAEVVSVKKYETFRQVLREEPLEKIFPDKPSFEQALKRLHNMYPKWKENRYGVIAIKFRLLAPRRE, from the coding sequence ATGAAAGTTTACAAACTTTATGTAAGAGATGAATATCTAGAAGTGATAAAAAACGGAGCAAAGAAGATAGAGGTTAGGGTGGCCTATCCTCAACTTAAAAATATCAAGCCCAGAGATAAGATACTTTTTAATAATGAAGTTCCTGCGGAGGTAGTTTCTGTTAAGAAATATGAAACTTTTAGGCAAGTTTTGAGAGAAGAACCTTTGGAAAAAATTTTTCCTGATAAACCAAGCTTTGAACAAGCTCTAAAAAGACTCCACAATATGTACCCAAAATGGAAAGAAAATCGTTATGGAGTGATTGCGATAAAATTCCGTCTCCTTGCTCCGAGGAGGGAGTAA
- a CDS encoding DNA alkylation repair protein: MIMIEDILDILASLGDKRNVEGMKRFGITSSSKILGVPKPKLRELARKIGTDHELALKLWESNIHEARILASMIAEPEKVDEDLMEYWVKDFDNWDLCDQCVMNLFWRTKFAYKKAIEWSQREEEFVRRAGFALMAKLAISDKKASDEKFEKFFPYIFEGAKDERNYVKKAVSWVLRQIGKRNLYLNKKAIGLAEEIKKLGTKSARYIATETLRELRSEKVQRRFLSREIGV; this comes from the coding sequence ATGATAATGATAGAGGATATCCTGGATATTTTGGCATCTTTAGGAGATAAAAGAAATGTTGAAGGCATGAAGAGATTTGGCATAACCTCTTCCTCCAAAATTTTAGGGGTCCCTAAGCCAAAGCTGAGAGAGCTGGCAAGGAAAATTGGCACAGACCATGAGCTTGCCTTGAAGCTGTGGGAATCCAACATCCACGAAGCGCGAATTTTGGCGAGCATGATTGCTGAGCCCGAGAAAGTTGATGAAGACTTAATGGAGTACTGGGTCAAGGACTTTGACAACTGGGACTTGTGTGACCAATGTGTTATGAACCTTTTTTGGAGAACGAAATTTGCATATAAAAAGGCCATTGAGTGGAGTCAAAGAGAAGAGGAGTTTGTGCGGAGGGCAGGCTTTGCTTTAATGGCAAAATTAGCTATTAGCGACAAAAAGGCAAGTGATGAAAAGTTTGAGAAGTTCTTCCCCTACATCTTCGAGGGTGCTAAGGACGAGAGAAACTATGTCAAGAAAGCTGTAAGCTGGGTGTTGAGACAAATTGGAAAGAGGAACTTGTATTTGAACAAAAAAGCCATTGGACTGGCTGAGGAAATTAAAAAATTGGGAACAAAAAGTGCAAGATACATTGCCACGGAAACACTTAGAGAGCTGAGGAGTGAAAAGGTTCAGAGAAGGTTCTTATCTAGAGAAATAGGAGTATAA
- a CDS encoding class III signal peptide-containing protein has translation MLRKAQSALEYLFILAAVLILVMVTIRVIFSSVRAINSSVSEYVDTIKDKILETL, from the coding sequence ATGTTAAGAAAAGCCCAGAGCGCGCTTGAGTATCTCTTCATACTGGCTGCAGTTCTTATACTTGTTATGGTCACAATAAGAGTTATCTTCAGTAGCGTCCGCGCCATAAATTCCTCAGTTAGCGAATATGTTGACACTATCAAAGACAAAATTCTCGAAACATTGTGA
- a CDS encoding tRNA (cytidine(56)-2'-O)-methyltransferase — protein MIAILRLGHRPERDKRMTTHVALTARAFGADKVIIAAEKDEHVYESVVDVTKRWGGPFEIEFDPQWRRLLREWKGKIVHLTMYGIHIDDALPRIKEDLKKGENVLIVVGAEKVPREVYEIAHYNVAVGNQPHSEVAALAVFLDRLLEGKGLRKNFEDAKVKIIPQERGKRVISLGGDEQC, from the coding sequence ATGATAGCAATTCTTAGACTTGGACACAGACCAGAACGAGACAAAAGAATGACAACTCACGTAGCCCTAACTGCAAGAGCTTTCGGAGCAGATAAGGTAATAATAGCTGCGGAGAAAGATGAACATGTTTACGAAAGTGTTGTGGATGTTACAAAAAGATGGGGAGGCCCATTTGAAATTGAGTTTGATCCACAGTGGAGACGACTTCTACGAGAATGGAAAGGAAAAATAGTCCACCTGACTATGTATGGAATCCATATAGATGATGCACTCCCAAGAATAAAGGAAGATTTGAAGAAAGGAGAAAACGTATTAATCGTAGTAGGAGCTGAGAAAGTTCCTAGAGAGGTTTATGAAATAGCCCATTATAACGTTGCCGTTGGGAATCAACCACACAGCGAAGTTGCAGCATTAGCAGTATTTTTAGACAGATTACTTGAAGGAAAAGGTCTAAGAAAGAATTTCGAAGATGCTAAAGTCAAGATAATCCCTCAAGAGAGAGGAAAAAGAGTAATCTCTCTGGGAGGAGATGAACAATGTTAA
- a CDS encoding nicotinamide-nucleotide adenylyltransferase, whose translation MKMRGLFVGRFQPVHNGHLKALEYVFGQVEEVIIGIGSAQVSHTLKNPFTASERMEMLIRALDEKNIPRGKYFLVALPDINFNSIWAPYVEAMVPKFDVVFTGNSLVAQLFRERGYKVVVQPIFRKDILSATEIRRRMIEGEPWEELVPKSVVKYIKEIKGVERIRMLATDLEKNEKELQAPIRIPEF comes from the coding sequence ATAAAAATGAGGGGTCTTTTTGTTGGTAGATTTCAACCCGTCCATAATGGCCATCTCAAAGCGTTGGAATATGTCTTTGGACAAGTAGAAGAGGTTATAATTGGTATCGGAAGTGCCCAAGTAAGCCACACTTTGAAGAATCCATTTACAGCAAGTGAAAGAATGGAAATGCTCATAAGGGCTCTGGACGAAAAGAACATCCCAAGAGGAAAGTACTTTCTTGTTGCTTTACCGGATATAAACTTTAATTCAATCTGGGCTCCATATGTTGAGGCTATGGTGCCAAAATTTGATGTTGTCTTTACGGGGAATTCTCTCGTGGCACAGCTGTTTAGAGAAAGAGGATACAAAGTTGTGGTTCAACCAATATTTAGAAAAGACATTCTTTCAGCCACTGAAATAAGGAGAAGAATGATAGAAGGGGAGCCATGGGAGGAACTAGTACCAAAGAGTGTTGTGAAGTATATTAAAGAGATAAAGGGTGTTGAGAGAATAAGAATGCTGGCTACAGATTTAGAAAAGAATGAAAAAGAACTTCAAGCCCCTATTAGGATCCCTGAGTTTTGA
- a CDS encoding transglutaminase domain-containing protein, whose protein sequence is MSYLKLIPLIIIFLVIFSGCLVKEPAKVDITVDKSVVKEGDVFHLIVRINNTGKVAITGVNLYLSNPGFKILQAPKFNTPLKVGESREFIWIIKAPENPSRYILKASVEVIDELQRTWGGFYKEFIMNIVEKESEIPLLGILNTAIVSPTEVEGGKEFQLEILFENLGNAPVTIKEITFDLLEGMEIVKSSDIPENIPPGEQLKVIYMLKTPYMPKTGYITISITYNEGNQEKREFKNRFLKIVWTPWKYDKETLKRAYGEEYYWIELQYLVDGYWKEKFNSSSVVEMEILRNIALPTVEGAKSEIEAAQKVYNLITAKYSLGNQTTSLNPSVILSKKEISHEEATVLFTGILRALNIPARVVSLYNGSDCTENPISEFYSGGKWHVIDFKRGFFGSREEYLATPYFPKIYQMLTQGPYNLVAHAPEEMKGHEHIDLTPEYLANIENDLREIVNNKLSPLLRPRLPMVLVDMNKNERIFTLFLFASAPEKELNLIFQKTTPKNLAKNIDALYKFYKDKPWPEDFKEYWDILKEVYK, encoded by the coding sequence ATGAGTTATCTAAAGCTTATCCCACTTATCATCATCTTTTTGGTAATCTTTTCCGGGTGTTTGGTTAAAGAACCAGCTAAAGTTGACATAACAGTAGACAAAAGTGTTGTGAAAGAGGGGGATGTTTTTCATTTAATTGTAAGGATTAACAATACAGGAAAGGTTGCGATAACTGGAGTAAACCTATACCTGAGCAATCCTGGGTTTAAAATCCTTCAAGCTCCAAAGTTTAATACTCCCTTAAAGGTTGGAGAAAGTAGAGAGTTCATTTGGATAATAAAAGCTCCCGAAAATCCAAGTAGATATATTCTTAAAGCATCCGTTGAAGTAATCGACGAACTGCAAAGAACATGGGGTGGATTTTACAAAGAATTTATCATGAACATAGTTGAAAAAGAGAGTGAGATACCACTATTAGGAATCTTAAATACTGCGATAGTTTCTCCCACAGAAGTTGAAGGAGGTAAAGAGTTTCAGCTTGAAATACTATTTGAAAACCTCGGAAATGCCCCAGTGACAATCAAAGAAATAACCTTTGACCTTTTAGAAGGGATGGAAATCGTGAAAAGTTCTGATATCCCTGAGAATATACCACCCGGAGAACAACTTAAAGTAATATACATGCTCAAAACCCCCTACATGCCTAAAACAGGGTATATAACCATTTCTATAACGTATAATGAGGGTAATCAGGAAAAAAGAGAATTCAAAAATAGATTCTTAAAAATAGTTTGGACACCTTGGAAGTATGATAAAGAGACGCTTAAACGTGCATACGGAGAAGAATATTACTGGATTGAACTCCAATATCTTGTTGATGGCTATTGGAAAGAGAAGTTTAATTCCTCCTCAGTTGTAGAGATGGAGATTTTAAGAAACATCGCTTTACCCACTGTAGAAGGAGCTAAGTCAGAAATAGAGGCTGCTCAAAAAGTATACAACTTAATAACAGCCAAATATTCCTTAGGAAACCAGACTACCTCACTAAACCCTAGTGTTATTCTTTCCAAGAAAGAAATAAGCCATGAAGAAGCCACAGTACTATTTACAGGAATCTTAAGAGCCCTTAACATTCCCGCTAGGGTTGTTTCACTGTATAATGGAAGTGATTGTACAGAGAATCCAATATCTGAGTTTTACTCAGGAGGAAAATGGCATGTTATTGACTTTAAAAGAGGATTCTTCGGAAGCAGAGAAGAGTATCTAGCAACTCCTTACTTCCCAAAAATCTATCAGATGCTAACTCAAGGACCTTATAACCTAGTGGCTCACGCCCCCGAAGAAATGAAAGGTCATGAGCATATAGACCTAACTCCAGAATATCTTGCTAATATTGAGAATGATTTAAGGGAAATAGTAAATAATAAACTCTCGCCATTATTAAGACCAAGACTCCCAATGGTACTTGTTGATATGAACAAAAACGAGCGTATATTCACACTTTTCCTCTTTGCCTCAGCCCCTGAAAAAGAATTAAATCTTATCTTTCAAAAAACCACCCCTAAGAATCTTGCTAAAAACATAGACGCACTTTATAAGTTTTATAAAGATAAACCATGGCCAGAAGACTTTAAAGAATATTGGGACATCCTAAAGGAGGTGTACAAATGA
- a CDS encoding MFS transporter translates to MRWSEIPRDAKAYMLYHTIIAPQLIVWTLLPLYMMYSGYSVLEVGAFFTIVNIIAIPLTYLLGRAFNHWDIKKGLIVIDALDGIAYLLYGFSKGVIAPFMLFAGRTFEKLSTVLYPLYRAYEQIIYPQDKYEEIFAWHLRLPEISRLITFPILGYIFGYVWNTADHYRLAFLFFGLLSIPTIAYIWLFLPSVRKEERITPEEFTFKVSEFKLLLIFETLLTLAWALAPEIVLINYVVFVLHKTIFEVTLIALATSLASIIATYVSERIPKEKGFQVIGFGMFLSAVYALVMTLSPPFWLALLVYAIGDFGDILWFPFYRSWMFKLIPKERASEFHAAITSYRRLIGLFTPFIAGALASLHATLPYTASLVLFIVTGLIFIRLSRPKA, encoded by the coding sequence ATGCGCTGGAGTGAAATCCCCCGCGATGCTAAAGCCTACATGCTATACCATACAATCATAGCTCCACAGCTCATAGTTTGGACACTTTTACCTCTCTACATGATGTACTCCGGTTACTCGGTTCTTGAGGTTGGAGCCTTCTTTACAATCGTTAATATCATCGCTATTCCGCTCACCTATCTCCTTGGCAGGGCCTTCAACCACTGGGACATAAAGAAGGGACTCATCGTCATAGATGCTCTAGATGGCATAGCTTACCTTCTGTATGGTTTCTCAAAAGGAGTTATAGCACCGTTCATGCTCTTTGCTGGCAGAACGTTTGAAAAGCTCTCCACGGTTCTTTACCCCCTTTATCGGGCCTACGAGCAGATAATCTATCCTCAAGATAAGTACGAGGAGATATTCGCGTGGCACTTGCGCCTACCTGAAATAAGCAGGCTTATAACATTTCCAATCCTAGGATACATCTTCGGTTATGTCTGGAATACTGCTGATCATTATAGGCTTGCCTTTCTTTTCTTCGGCCTGCTCTCAATTCCCACAATAGCCTACATCTGGCTCTTTCTTCCTTCGGTTAGAAAAGAGGAAAGAATAACTCCCGAAGAGTTCACGTTCAAAGTAAGTGAGTTTAAGCTTCTGTTAATCTTTGAAACACTACTAACCCTAGCATGGGCACTTGCTCCAGAGATAGTTTTAATTAACTACGTTGTCTTTGTGCTACATAAGACCATCTTCGAGGTAACACTAATAGCCCTCGCAACAAGTTTAGCCTCGATCATCGCCACCTATGTTAGTGAGAGGATTCCAAAAGAGAAGGGATTTCAAGTCATTGGTTTTGGGATGTTCCTTAGTGCAGTTTATGCCCTCGTCATGACGCTCTCGCCACCCTTCTGGTTAGCATTGTTGGTTTATGCCATTGGGGACTTTGGAGATATTCTTTGGTTCCCCTTTTATCGCTCCTGGATGTTCAAACTCATTCCCAAGGAAAGGGCCAGTGAGTTCCATGCGGCGATAACGAGCTATCGCAGACTGATTGGGCTTTTTACACCTTTTATTGCTGGAGCACTAGCATCTTTACACGCGACCTTACCCTACACAGCAAGTCTTGTGCTTTTCATAGTAACTGGCTTGATATTCATCAGGCTCAGCAGGCCCAAGGCTTAA
- a CDS encoding TIGR02253 family HAD-type hydrolase: MIRAVFFDFVGTLLSKEYEDITHQNIIKEVLNKSKAENIDVLKFWEEYEERTREKFKEYAGMPYKPLRMIEEEILRALLEKHGLEFSPDFWEIHLRMHQKYGKLYDEVVETLETLKREGYYIGIITDSDNDYLKAQLESLGIIHLFDGITTSEEAGFYKPHPRIFEVALKKAGIRGEEAIYVGDNPLKDCVGARQVEMLSILLDKKGERKEAWRECEFVISDLREVLVIIEELNADLSCPKEQGLKKEKKGQ, from the coding sequence ATGATACGAGCAGTATTTTTTGATTTCGTTGGGACTTTGCTCAGCAAAGAATACGAAGACATAACTCACCAAAACATAATAAAGGAAGTCCTTAATAAAAGTAAAGCAGAAAATATAGATGTTCTAAAGTTTTGGGAGGAATATGAGGAACGCACAAGGGAGAAGTTCAAAGAATATGCTGGGATGCCATACAAACCTCTCAGAATGATAGAAGAAGAAATTTTGAGAGCGTTGCTAGAAAAACATGGGTTGGAATTTTCTCCTGATTTTTGGGAGATCCATTTAAGGATGCACCAAAAGTATGGAAAACTTTATGATGAAGTTGTTGAAACTCTTGAAACGCTAAAGAGAGAGGGATATTATATTGGTATTATCACAGATTCTGATAACGATTATCTAAAAGCACAGCTTGAATCCCTTGGGATCATTCATTTATTTGATGGCATAACTACAAGTGAGGAAGCTGGATTCTATAAGCCTCATCCCAGGATATTTGAAGTTGCATTGAAAAAGGCTGGGATTAGAGGTGAAGAAGCCATATATGTAGGGGACAATCCATTAAAGGATTGTGTTGGTGCTAGACAAGTTGAGATGCTGAGTATTCTCCTTGATAAAAAAGGAGAAAGAAAAGAGGCATGGAGGGAATGTGAGTTTGTAATCAGTGATTTAAGGGAGGTATTGGTAATAATTGAAGAGTTAAACGCTGACCTCTCCTGCCCTAAAGAACAAGGCTTGAAAAAAGAAAAAAAGGGTCAGTAA
- a CDS encoding SAM hydrolase/SAM-dependent halogenase family protein, with protein MITLTTDFGIKGPYVGEMKGAILTINPEARIIDITHSITRHSILEGSFVMEQVVKYFPPNTIHIGVIDPGVGTERRAIIVEGDQFLVLPDNGLATLPLKWIKPKAAYEINLKKIEGIIGRPISSTFHGRDVFGPAGALLDLGYEPSRLGKEIDLERIVKLDIEPKKKDNFWILKVIYIDDFGNIILNLEDYGKPEYIKILGKEILYLETYGKVKPGELLALPGSHDYLEIAVNQGSAAELLELRVGDEVEVELVYKEG; from the coding sequence ATGATAACTCTAACCACAGACTTTGGCATTAAAGGTCCGTATGTTGGGGAAATGAAGGGGGCAATTTTAACGATAAATCCCGAAGCAAGGATAATTGATATCACTCATTCAATAACCAGACATAGTATTCTTGAGGGATCTTTTGTGATGGAACAGGTTGTAAAGTATTTCCCACCAAACACAATCCACATAGGAGTTATTGATCCGGGTGTTGGGACAGAAAGGAGGGCCATAATAGTGGAAGGGGATCAATTTTTAGTCCTTCCAGATAATGGGCTTGCTACTCTTCCTCTTAAGTGGATAAAACCAAAAGCAGCATATGAGATAAATCTCAAAAAGATAGAGGGAATTATTGGGAGGCCTATAAGCTCAACTTTTCATGGAAGGGATGTCTTTGGCCCAGCTGGAGCATTGCTTGATCTGGGATATGAGCCCTCGAGGCTTGGGAAGGAAATTGACCTTGAAAGAATAGTTAAACTTGACATAGAACCAAAGAAAAAGGATAATTTTTGGATCTTGAAAGTAATTTATATAGATGATTTTGGAAATATTATCCTCAACCTTGAGGATTATGGAAAGCCAGAATATATAAAAATCTTAGGAAAGGAAATCCTTTATCTTGAAACGTATGGAAAGGTCAAACCAGGAGAACTTTTGGCCCTTCCTGGAAGTCATGACTATCTGGAGATAGCTGTAAATCAAGGTTCGGCTGCTGAATTGCTGGAATTGAGGGTGGGGGATGAAGTGGAAGTAGAGCTGGTATATAAGGAGGGATAA
- a CDS encoding A24 family peptidase C-terminal domain-containing protein, with protein sequence MELLLVALGVIMGILTSYTDAKTGFIDDKHVFPIAGFGILYYLYQGFLVEHDTFYALSGIIGLGSGFLLGYLLYLMGGWASGDVVILMGYSALFPYASRYAKIVPPYSMAYPLHAVTLLLNSILVIFPFILVYSLAMLVKNKKTSQLKKIFVEKWSRSFEFALWVSGAFVILRLTQNFAILKDSIFSLLIWGATILVLAKLEKIGDLIGAGLLIYEIVFNTPEVIYTYLRIALMFYLFKIFFSLISTLRIEVLTKKVTVDELKEWDILGEWIYEKNGEIHRDRESSLDKIFRALKTMNMKALKIEYNKLIASPTAEGLTKENIETLRRLVEEGKLENEFLIRKAMPFAPALFLGFLISIFYGDLFWLLLLKTNGL encoded by the coding sequence ATGGAGCTTCTTTTAGTAGCTCTGGGGGTTATTATGGGAATTCTCACTTCTTATACAGACGCCAAAACTGGATTTATCGATGACAAACATGTTTTTCCAATTGCAGGATTTGGAATCCTTTACTATCTATATCAAGGGTTTTTAGTAGAACATGATACATTTTATGCACTCTCTGGCATAATAGGCCTGGGAAGTGGCTTTTTATTGGGTTATCTCCTATACCTTATGGGTGGATGGGCAAGCGGAGATGTTGTGATCTTAATGGGATATTCCGCTCTTTTTCCGTATGCATCACGATATGCAAAAATTGTCCCTCCTTACTCTATGGCTTATCCTCTCCATGCAGTGACTCTCTTGTTGAATAGTATTTTAGTCATATTCCCGTTCATCCTTGTGTATTCGCTAGCAATGCTTGTAAAGAACAAAAAGACTTCTCAACTGAAAAAAATCTTTGTTGAGAAATGGTCTAGGTCATTTGAGTTCGCTCTTTGGGTTTCGGGAGCATTTGTTATACTTAGACTAACTCAAAATTTCGCAATCCTCAAAGACTCGATTTTTAGCCTTTTGATATGGGGAGCAACGATATTAGTACTGGCAAAACTTGAAAAAATTGGCGATCTTATCGGAGCTGGCCTTTTAATCTATGAGATAGTGTTTAATACTCCAGAAGTTATTTATACCTACTTAAGGATCGCCTTAATGTTCTATTTATTTAAGATATTCTTCTCTCTTATAAGTACTCTTCGAATCGAAGTATTAACAAAGAAAGTTACTGTAGATGAACTCAAGGAATGGGACATTCTTGGAGAGTGGATATATGAAAAAAACGGAGAAATTCACAGGGATAGAGAAAGTTCCCTTGATAAAATCTTCAGGGCTTTAAAAACCATGAACATGAAGGCACTGAAAATAGAATATAACAAATTAATTGCTTCTCCTACTGCTGAGGGACTCACCAAGGAAAATATCGAAACTCTAAGGAGACTTGTAGAAGAAGGAAAACTTGAAAACGAGTTTTTAATCAGAAAAGCAATGCCCTTTGCACCTGCTCTCTTTCTGGGATTCCTAATTTCAATATTCTATGGAGATCTGTTTTGGTTGTTATTGCTGAAAACCAATGGTCTGTGA
- a CDS encoding HAD-IB family phosphatase: MYLIAFDLEGTLVKSKSSWVELHKRFGTWDKGAEYAERFFKGEFDYATWAKLDASLWKGRTREEIMEWANSVEYFDGVEELFKFLKENGFKIAIISGGLKCLAERIGRELKADFVYANELVFDDEGKVTGDVLPWVDFRNKGDILLELREKLKPDLTIAVGDGHNDIAMFKVADVSIAINPHEGVEGDYLAKDLYEVKDIIEKILKDRR, encoded by the coding sequence ATGTATTTGATAGCATTCGATCTTGAAGGGACATTAGTGAAATCGAAATCCAGTTGGGTTGAGCTTCATAAGAGGTTTGGCACATGGGATAAGGGTGCAGAATATGCAGAGCGGTTTTTTAAGGGAGAATTTGACTATGCCACATGGGCAAAGTTAGATGCTTCCCTGTGGAAAGGTCGAACAAGGGAAGAAATTATGGAATGGGCCAATTCTGTGGAGTATTTTGATGGAGTTGAAGAGTTGTTTAAGTTTTTGAAGGAAAATGGGTTCAAAATAGCTATAATCAGTGGGGGCCTTAAATGTCTGGCAGAGAGAATTGGGAGAGAACTTAAAGCAGACTTTGTTTATGCTAATGAACTTGTCTTTGATGATGAGGGGAAAGTTACGGGAGATGTGCTTCCTTGGGTAGATTTTAGAAATAAAGGTGATATTCTGCTTGAACTCAGAGAAAAACTTAAACCTGATCTTACAATAGCTGTTGGAGACGGACACAACGACATAGCTATGTTTAAAGTTGCTGACGTCAGTATAGCTATAAATCCACATGAAGGTGTTGAAGGGGACTATTTGGCAAAAGATCTTTATGAAGTGAAAGATATTATTGAGAAGATCCTAAAAGACAGGAGATAG
- the pgsA gene encoding archaetidylinositol phosphate synthase: protein MLNKYRSSIKDYLEIIVKPLVKLGLTPNQLTFIGLAISLLGAYFFAQGFQRNAAIILLLGSLIDALDGTLARLTGKTSRFGAFLDSTFDRLSDAAVLFGIGYGNLVEWEVIVIALIGSYLVSYERCRAELAGSGSLAVGIAERAERLLILIITALFNRVDIGVYTVAILAWITVFQRLWEAKKRLS from the coding sequence ATGTTAAATAAATACCGGTCTAGCATTAAAGACTACTTAGAAATTATCGTAAAGCCATTGGTAAAACTCGGACTCACTCCAAACCAACTTACATTTATTGGACTCGCTATTTCCCTTTTAGGTGCTTACTTTTTTGCTCAAGGTTTCCAAAGAAACGCTGCTATTATACTACTACTTGGATCTCTTATAGACGCTTTAGATGGAACATTAGCAAGATTGACAGGAAAAACCTCTCGTTTTGGCGCATTTCTAGATTCAACATTTGATAGGCTAAGCGATGCTGCAGTTTTATTTGGAATTGGTTATGGGAACTTGGTCGAATGGGAGGTTATAGTTATTGCATTAATTGGATCTTACTTAGTAAGCTACGAGAGATGTAGAGCAGAATTAGCTGGAAGTGGTAGCCTTGCTGTTGGAATAGCAGAGCGGGCTGAGAGACTGCTTATACTAATCATCACGGCCTTATTCAATAGAGTAGATATAGGAGTGTACACAGTGGCGATTTTAGCCTGGATAACTGTCTTTCAACGGCTGTGGGAGGCCAAGAAAAGGTTAAGCTAA
- a CDS encoding ArsR/SmtB family transcription factor: MITVAQDIERLAKKLDALGHPLRLRIVSLLARENRAMYLNEIANALEINRALAKVHLKKLKAAGIVKSKVVLDEERGKALRFYELVPFDLHLSPDILKEVVE; this comes from the coding sequence GTGATAACAGTGGCTCAAGATATTGAAAGACTTGCCAAGAAACTTGACGCACTAGGACACCCCTTGCGACTGAGGATAGTTAGCCTCCTTGCCAGAGAAAATAGGGCCATGTACTTAAATGAGATAGCTAATGCTCTTGAGATAAATAGAGCTCTTGCAAAAGTTCACCTCAAAAAGCTCAAAGCGGCAGGAATCGTCAAGAGCAAGGTTGTGCTTGATGAGGAAAGGGGAAAAGCTCTGAGATTTTATGAGCTTGTACCTTTCGACCTCCATCTCTCACCTGATATCTTGAAGGAGGTGGTGGAATGA